The following coding sequences are from one Candidatus Nezhaarchaeales archaeon window:
- a CDS encoding DUF87 domain-containing protein — translation MYSALNRPFEDLDGRFKARLKSSQVKERSFIAREGTVTLTSVVGVFEAAFDLDVLSHLEKPCFIAVKRTDKDGEKYLIYEVTAVKPVHYQMLSISSGMPKIVRHEYLEKVDQSWGRSEDTWIDIYAVYTGYVMREAGGGYTFERNEAIVPLEGAEAKLLSVEAVEDLINVKGGVSIGVMEGVEKELLVNLERLLKYHGGVFGFTGVGKSNLTSMLARKILENLPDVKVAVIDVAGEYGVGLADQIAEKGAIYTTENYELAEDRVDAFLASQAVPETLYEALNQAGLKNVFEAYVEDLFNREKIRPLSLELRSFEALIRPFEAIDRPEAISMSMDLRKTLEKRKLPVSISIDRILKDEQLYSEVLSILNSYKDKVKKIRYPPEKLVAQIELTIKVFEAYAKEVGEKASTPEDIAYKLTDPQDPERLIVIYVPNPLDARRLATRLIDGLFIIRKRRSRGPRLLLILDEAQEFIPDRVSREDFTAEANIAVEKLLRQGRKYRIHGWISTQRVAHLNVNAIQQIQSFFVGTLPREYDRRVIAEATGISPDILDKTAYLDVGEWLFVSFRATKLRNVPVFIRAENNEEALLRHFSNLSS, via the coding sequence GTGTACTCGGCGTTAAACCGACCCTTTGAAGACTTAGATGGAAGGTTTAAGGCCCGCTTAAAATCTTCACAGGTTAAAGAGCGTAGCTTCATAGCTAGGGAGGGGACAGTTACATTAACGAGCGTGGTAGGAGTTTTTGAAGCTGCCTTCGACCTCGACGTACTATCGCACCTTGAAAAGCCGTGCTTTATAGCCGTTAAACGGACAGATAAGGACGGTGAAAAATACTTGATTTACGAGGTTACGGCTGTTAAACCAGTACATTACCAGATGCTATCGATAAGTTCGGGGATGCCTAAAATCGTTAGGCATGAATACCTTGAAAAAGTTGATCAAAGCTGGGGAAGGTCTGAAGATACGTGGATCGATATTTACGCGGTTTACACTGGCTACGTGATGAGAGAAGCTGGTGGAGGATATACCTTTGAGCGGAATGAGGCCATAGTGCCTCTTGAAGGAGCTGAAGCAAAACTCTTATCAGTAGAAGCCGTGGAAGACCTAATTAACGTTAAGGGCGGCGTAAGCATAGGCGTCATGGAGGGGGTCGAAAAGGAGCTACTAGTAAACTTGGAGAGGCTGTTAAAGTACCATGGAGGCGTGTTCGGCTTTACTGGCGTCGGTAAATCGAACCTAACTTCCATGCTGGCTAGGAAAATCCTTGAAAACCTACCCGACGTTAAGGTAGCGGTAATCGATGTAGCTGGGGAGTATGGTGTTGGGCTGGCTGATCAAATAGCGGAAAAGGGAGCAATATATACGACGGAAAACTACGAGCTAGCTGAGGATAGGGTTGACGCCTTCCTAGCTTCGCAGGCGGTACCTGAAACCCTCTATGAAGCTTTAAACCAAGCGGGCCTTAAAAACGTCTTTGAAGCTTACGTGGAAGATCTATTCAATAGGGAGAAGATAAGGCCCTTAAGCTTGGAATTAAGGTCCTTCGAGGCCTTAATACGTCCCTTTGAGGCTATAGATAGACCTGAAGCCATAAGCATGTCGATGGACTTAAGGAAAACCCTTGAAAAGAGGAAGCTACCGGTGTCGATAAGTATAGATAGGATACTTAAGGATGAACAGCTTTATAGCGAGGTCTTAAGCATCTTAAACAGCTACAAGGATAAAGTGAAAAAAATACGTTACCCACCTGAGAAGCTAGTAGCTCAGATAGAGCTTACCATAAAGGTGTTTGAGGCATACGCTAAAGAGGTCGGGGAGAAGGCTAGTACGCCTGAAGATATAGCTTATAAGCTTACGGATCCGCAAGACCCTGAAAGACTAATAGTGATATACGTTCCAAACCCCTTAGACGCTAGACGCTTAGCTACAAGGTTGATTGACGGGCTCTTCATAATACGTAAGAGGAGGTCTAGGGGGCCGAGGCTCCTCCTAATATTGGATGAGGCACAGGAGTTCATACCTGATAGGGTGAGTAGAGAAGACTTCACGGCTGAAGCAAACATAGCCGTCGAAAAACTACTTAGACAGGGGAGAAAATACCGGATACATGGTTGGATAAGCACTCAGAGGGTAGCCCATTTAAACGTAAACGCAATACAGCAAATACAAAGCTTCTTCGTAGGGACGTTGCCGAGGGAGTATGATCGGAGGGTAATAGCGGAGGCAACGGGGATAAGCCCGGATATTTTAGATAAAACGGCTTACCTCGACGTAGGAGAATGGCTGTTCGTATCGTTTAGGGCTACGAAGCTAAGGAACGTTCCAGTATTTATAAGGGCGGAGAACAATGAAGAGGCGCTACTGAGACACTTCTCAAACTTAAGCAGTTGA